A genomic window from Candidatus Tumulicola sp. includes:
- a CDS encoding TIM44-like domain-containing protein, with amino-acid sequence MIVRRPAVLLATFCSLAWMLASAAEAFARAGGGGHYGGGGSHGGGGYGGGGGGGLFSLWPLLFLGHGTGAWAIIALIVLYYIYNRSRSAQGDGGSQQAQTVTPEFMNAPSRVVDEQAIAAGIAAIQQRDPNFNLQAFLDRAQTAFFKIQQAWAARNQDLARDVMSDALYERHKMQTDQLIANHQVDVLENIVIGHAKITGVTPAAPYDSICVAFTASMADYTIDENTKKVVDGERVPTTFTEFWTFIRRADAKSAAGSTTLASTCPSCGAPLKLTNGRCDYCSAPVRTSSSEWVVDQIEQAF; translated from the coding sequence ATGATTGTGCGGCGACCTGCGGTTCTTTTGGCAACGTTCTGTTCGCTGGCGTGGATGCTCGCGAGCGCCGCTGAGGCGTTCGCTCGCGCGGGCGGCGGCGGGCACTACGGCGGCGGCGGCAGTCACGGCGGCGGTGGGTACGGCGGCGGCGGAGGAGGAGGTCTCTTCAGCCTGTGGCCCCTGCTCTTCTTGGGGCATGGCACGGGCGCGTGGGCCATCATCGCGCTCATCGTCCTCTACTACATATATAACCGTTCGCGCAGCGCGCAAGGAGATGGCGGGTCGCAGCAAGCCCAAACCGTGACGCCGGAGTTCATGAACGCGCCTTCGCGCGTGGTCGACGAGCAAGCGATCGCGGCCGGCATCGCTGCGATCCAACAGCGCGACCCCAACTTCAACCTCCAGGCATTTCTCGATCGAGCGCAGACGGCGTTTTTCAAAATACAGCAAGCTTGGGCGGCGCGCAATCAAGATCTCGCGCGCGACGTCATGAGCGACGCCCTCTACGAACGTCACAAGATGCAGACCGATCAGCTCATCGCGAATCATCAGGTCGACGTGCTCGAGAACATCGTCATCGGGCACGCGAAGATCACCGGCGTGACGCCGGCCGCGCCCTACGATTCGATCTGCGTCGCCTTCACCGCGAGCATGGCCGACTACACGATCGACGAGAACACGAAGAAGGTCGTCGATGGCGAACGCGTGCCGACGACCTTTACCGAGTTCTGGACTTTCATCAGGCGGGCCGACGCCAAGAGTGCCGCCGGGTCGACCACGCTTGCGTCGACGTGCCCTTCGTGCGGCGCGCCGCTCAAGCTGACGAACGGCCGCTGTGACTATTGCAGCGCGCCGGTGCGCACCTCATCGTCTGAGTGGGTCGTCGATCAAATAGAGCAGGCCTTCTAG
- a CDS encoding aspartyl protease family protein, translating to MIGPWIGATAAGFLLAFAGAATGSSPQPGVADLLARHHRAIGALPFAGATWSGTISQRGVDAQYVTLADKDGRYRTILTLSLAQRARGSDGNVEWVQDENGDVQTGPLQRRHSLASLLLGYNAVLFDSGITWSVDGTASMDGRTAYRLKTQFGRTPAIFYLDAATALLDAVEIGDHAVHYAAYQTFGRITLPVRIVESDRDQNVTTTVDKVEFRVQLASDFSVPQIRKPDFPAGKSDVAVNFDAPHGLIVVQGAINDHPVKFLVDSGSSSSLIDLAAANRLGLPTGGSSRVAAAGMLNGKIARADTLSVAGIQFHSFVLQAVPLQLPGQIDRAGIDGILGFDVLSRVVLRVSYSRGQLHLIAPETFTYSGTGVVLPLDLAERVPRIKAVLGDNDPVTLSVDTGSDTGLILYEDFANAHFRDLGPASSSIDPPTLREDVGSARGAGGHFAIRTTTVNRLALGNFSLADVYTEVLLNPTGAFTQSKSTDGILGGGVLSRFSATFLDYPGGRLILEK from the coding sequence ATGATTGGGCCATGGATTGGCGCAACGGCGGCGGGCTTCTTGCTCGCATTTGCCGGCGCCGCCACCGGCTCATCGCCTCAGCCCGGTGTCGCCGACCTGCTTGCGCGCCATCATCGAGCGATTGGCGCGTTGCCGTTTGCCGGCGCGACGTGGAGCGGCACGATCTCCCAGCGTGGCGTCGACGCGCAATACGTGACGCTGGCGGACAAAGACGGCCGCTACCGCACGATCTTGACCCTATCACTCGCGCAGCGCGCGCGCGGCAGCGACGGCAACGTCGAGTGGGTGCAGGACGAGAACGGCGACGTGCAGACCGGCCCGCTGCAGCGCCGTCATTCCCTAGCCTCGCTGCTCCTCGGTTACAATGCCGTGCTCTTCGACTCGGGCATCACCTGGAGCGTGGACGGCACGGCGTCCATGGACGGTCGCACCGCCTATAGGCTCAAGACGCAATTCGGCCGCACGCCGGCGATCTTCTACCTCGACGCGGCGACTGCGTTGCTCGATGCGGTAGAGATCGGCGACCACGCGGTCCACTATGCCGCCTACCAGACGTTCGGCCGAATCACGCTGCCGGTGCGCATCGTCGAGTCGGATCGCGATCAGAACGTGACGACGACCGTCGACAAAGTCGAATTTCGCGTGCAGCTCGCGTCCGATTTCAGCGTGCCGCAGATCCGCAAACCCGATTTTCCCGCCGGCAAGAGCGACGTCGCCGTGAACTTCGACGCGCCGCATGGACTCATCGTGGTGCAGGGCGCGATCAACGATCACCCGGTCAAGTTCCTCGTCGATTCGGGGAGTTCGTCATCGCTGATCGATCTGGCCGCCGCCAATCGCCTGGGTCTGCCGACCGGCGGGAGTTCGCGCGTGGCCGCCGCCGGGATGCTGAACGGAAAAATCGCGCGTGCCGACACGCTCAGCGTGGCCGGCATCCAGTTCCACAGCTTCGTGCTCCAGGCCGTTCCGCTGCAACTGCCCGGGCAGATCGATCGCGCCGGCATCGACGGCATCCTTGGGTTCGACGTGCTCTCGCGAGTCGTGCTGCGGGTGAGCTATTCGCGCGGTCAGCTCCATCTCATCGCGCCGGAGACGTTCACGTACTCGGGCACCGGGGTCGTCTTGCCGCTCGATCTCGCCGAGCGCGTTCCCCGCATCAAGGCCGTGCTCGGCGACAACGACCCCGTGACGCTGTCGGTCGATACCGGAAGCGACACCGGCCTCATCTTGTACGAGGATTTCGCCAACGCGCATTTTCGCGATCTGGGTCCGGCAAGCTCGAGCATCGACCCGCCGACCTTGCGCGAGGACGTCGGATCGGCGCGCGGCGCCGGCGGCCATTTCGCCATCCGCACGACCACGGTGAATCGCTTGGCGTTGGGAAACTTTTCTCTCGCCGACGTCTATACGGAGGTGCTGTTGAACCCCACCGGCGCGTTCACGCAGAGCAAGAGCACTGACGGCATCTTGGGAGGCGGCGTGCTCTCGCGCTTCAGCGCGACGTTTTTGGATTACCCTGGCGGGCGATTGATCTTGGAGAAGTGA
- a CDS encoding GNAT family protein has product MRPPSPRKAAPTWLVGKMIRLRPLEPGDVRMLQRWVNTSPARDFIFTRLPLSREQEQEWLARAASDPKTPTYIIQTLRGKDIGVTGLVIDGARATLGISIFERSYWNKGCGTDAVRTLIDGAFRALPLVRIELTVLVDNARAIACYERAGFAREGVLRRLVYRDGKPTDMLLMSALHEEWLARAGR; this is encoded by the coding sequence ATGCGACCACCTTCGCCGCGGAAAGCCGCACCGACCTGGCTTGTCGGCAAAATGATCCGGCTGCGGCCGCTCGAGCCCGGCGACGTGCGCATGCTGCAGCGCTGGGTGAACACGTCGCCCGCGCGGGATTTCATATTCACTCGCTTGCCGCTCAGCCGCGAACAGGAGCAGGAGTGGCTCGCGCGCGCAGCCAGCGATCCGAAAACGCCGACGTACATCATCCAAACGCTGCGCGGCAAGGACATCGGCGTCACCGGGCTCGTGATCGACGGCGCGCGCGCAACGCTCGGCATCAGCATCTTCGAGCGGAGCTATTGGAATAAAGGTTGTGGAACCGACGCGGTTCGGACGCTGATCGACGGAGCGTTTCGAGCGCTGCCGCTGGTGCGCATCGAACTGACCGTGCTCGTCGACAATGCGCGCGCCATTGCTTGCTACGAACGCGCTGGGTTCGCGCGTGAAGGCGTGTTGCGCCGTCTCGTGTACCGCGATGGGAAACCGACCGATATGCTCCTCATGAGCGCGCTGCACGAGGAATGGCTCGCGCGTGCCGGTCGCTAG
- a CDS encoding GNAT family protein, with the protein MPVARLVPFTRRHVDALTDGFNSGAAAATTFWRMPVSYARAAGRFELQGRLRPKPHRFAILDAGRFVGLCALFPATYSGRTLVIAIFDPKARGKGIGTYAVQTLCDFGFRKLKTHRIELGVYTHNHRAIAVYEKCGFKREALLRRDVYNDGVWQNSLWMSLLRDEWSARNVAPRAKT; encoded by the coding sequence GTGCCGGTCGCTAGACTTGTTCCCTTCACGCGCCGGCACGTCGATGCCCTCACGGACGGGTTCAATTCAGGCGCGGCGGCCGCGACGACGTTTTGGCGTATGCCGGTTTCGTATGCGCGGGCCGCGGGGCGCTTCGAACTGCAAGGCCGGCTGCGCCCGAAACCGCACCGCTTTGCGATTCTTGACGCCGGCCGTTTCGTCGGACTGTGCGCGCTGTTCCCGGCGACCTACAGCGGCCGCACGCTGGTGATCGCGATCTTCGATCCGAAAGCGCGCGGCAAAGGCATCGGCACCTATGCGGTGCAGACGCTATGCGATTTCGGGTTCCGCAAACTGAAAACGCACCGGATCGAGCTCGGCGTCTATACCCATAACCATCGAGCCATCGCGGTGTACGAGAAGTGCGGCTTCAAGCGCGAGGCGCTGCTGCGCCGCGATGTCTACAACGACGGCGTGTGGCAGAATTCTCTGTGGATGTCATTGCTGAGAGACGAATGGAGCGCCCGAAATGTAGCGCCCCGAGCGAAAACGTAG
- a CDS encoding tyrosine-type recombinase/integrase has translation MKGHIRRRGKGRWAVVVDNGQRPDGKRRQKWVTIHGTKRDAERELGKMLVAANGGGLVEAGRTSVREHLIRWLNEEITHRVSPTTLWRYRDIVERALVPVLGGHRLSRLQPQDIQAAYNGWIENGRHDGRGGLSPQTVVHHHRVLRQALAQAVRWNLIAANPAERVRPPRVTRYEPRVLDESAAVRLIDALENSRLLVPVVLAVATGMRRGEILALRWTDVDLGRGTLLVCRSLAQVKGNLRFKDPKSAKGTRTVAMPAFAVECLRRHRIKQNEVRLRLGPSYHDGDLICCRLDGKPWAPATFTTVFMDAIRRHKLPRVRFHDLRHAHASWSAKYGQHPKTVSERLGHSSTKITMDTYTSISPDLQERAAKQLDQAFAAARETSFANRLQTDEPAGSNLTGDSRKAL, from the coding sequence ATGAAAGGGCATATTCGAAGACGCGGTAAAGGCCGCTGGGCGGTTGTTGTCGACAACGGTCAGCGTCCAGACGGCAAACGACGTCAAAAATGGGTTACGATTCACGGGACCAAGCGGGATGCGGAGCGTGAACTTGGCAAGATGCTGGTTGCGGCAAATGGCGGTGGACTCGTGGAGGCGGGTAGAACATCGGTGAGGGAGCATCTTATTCGCTGGCTCAACGAGGAGATCACTCATCGGGTATCGCCGACAACCCTGTGGCGATACAGGGATATTGTTGAGCGAGCCCTGGTTCCTGTTCTAGGGGGCCATCGACTCTCAAGGCTTCAGCCGCAAGATATTCAAGCGGCGTACAATGGATGGATCGAGAACGGCCGGCACGATGGACGCGGCGGATTATCGCCCCAGACGGTCGTTCATCATCATCGTGTTCTCCGCCAGGCTCTGGCGCAGGCAGTGCGCTGGAACCTAATCGCCGCCAATCCAGCTGAGAGAGTCAGGCCACCCCGGGTCACGCGTTATGAGCCGCGGGTCCTGGATGAATCGGCGGCCGTTCGATTAATTGACGCTTTGGAGAACTCGAGATTGTTGGTTCCTGTCGTATTGGCAGTTGCGACCGGCATGCGTCGCGGCGAGATTCTCGCTCTTCGATGGACCGATGTCGATCTGGGGCGTGGAACACTGCTAGTTTGCAGATCCCTCGCCCAAGTGAAAGGTAATCTCAGATTCAAGGATCCAAAATCAGCAAAGGGGACGCGAACTGTTGCCATGCCCGCCTTTGCGGTTGAATGCTTGCGGCGCCACCGAATAAAACAGAACGAAGTGCGGTTGCGGCTCGGCCCATCATATCACGACGGTGACCTCATATGTTGTCGCCTGGACGGCAAGCCATGGGCTCCCGCAACGTTCACTACCGTATTCATGGACGCAATACGGCGACATAAACTCCCGCGAGTTCGGTTCCACGACCTCCGCCATGCGCATGCAAGCTGGTCCGCTAAGTACGGCCAGCACCCAAAAACCGTGTCTGAACGATTGGGACATAGTTCGACCAAGATTACGATGGACACATACACGTCAATATCGCCTGATTTGCAGGAACGGGCGGCGAAACAGTTGGATCAGGCATTCGCGGCGGCTCGTGAGACTTCGTTTGCAAACCGTTTGCAAACTGATGAGCCGGCCGGATCCAATCTTACAGGCGACTCCCGTAAAGCCTTATAG
- a CDS encoding helix-turn-helix transcriptional regulator, translating to MLDLGERHRFGGWIDAARSAFGISKSRLATELHHDSIAQVNKYLRGEVFPTPSVVRKIAAALGIPRTMALVEAGYLNHVMRMLRPVYSLGLMWAFEDNPERVSPRRGLGKPFYLLGHRRTMELIATTRYVGVDHDSQTYLVPRPVSAVVHLALGCFPRRGDVFFELAPNLVSKACVEFDALFEETESDIEMLRAPIGLRSAERILGNWRLPRAARIAMSAEAVQFWVESNCAPCFAATRRVFYKAAGDLTRVMQLDPTISTQSERTKQ from the coding sequence TTGCTTGACTTAGGCGAGCGTCACCGATTTGGGGGTTGGATCGATGCTGCTCGATCGGCATTTGGCATTTCGAAGAGCAGACTTGCTACCGAGCTACACCACGACAGCATCGCTCAGGTGAACAAGTACCTGCGCGGCGAAGTCTTCCCGACGCCTAGCGTAGTTCGAAAGATCGCGGCGGCACTCGGTATTCCACGAACAATGGCCCTGGTTGAGGCGGGCTACCTTAATCATGTCATGCGCATGCTTCGGCCTGTTTACTCCCTGGGCCTCATGTGGGCATTTGAAGACAATCCGGAACGAGTCTCGCCACGACGCGGGCTGGGCAAGCCCTTCTACCTCCTCGGCCACCGGCGAACAATGGAGCTCATCGCTACTACCAGATATGTCGGGGTTGATCACGACTCACAAACATACTTGGTACCTCGACCTGTATCCGCAGTAGTGCACTTGGCATTAGGCTGTTTCCCAAGGCGTGGCGACGTGTTCTTCGAGCTGGCGCCCAACTTAGTGTCCAAAGCGTGCGTGGAATTCGATGCCCTTTTCGAAGAGACGGAATCGGACATCGAAATGCTGCGCGCGCCTATAGGACTTCGATCTGCCGAAAGGATTCTGGGGAATTGGCGGTTGCCGCGCGCCGCACGCATCGCCATGTCCGCTGAAGCAGTACAGTTCTGGGTGGAAAGCAACTGTGCTCCCTGTTTCGCAGCGACGCGACGAGTGTTTTACAAAGCGGCCGGTGACCTGACCCGGGTAATGCAACTTGACCCAACTATCTCGACGCAAAGCGAAAGGACAAAACAATGA
- a CDS encoding helix-turn-helix transcriptional regulator, translating into MGKREQEILGREVRRLRCALELSQEGLAELAGLHRTYVGGIERGERNVSLANILRLARALKTTPSDLLRGIR; encoded by the coding sequence GTGGGAAAGCGCGAGCAGGAGATCCTTGGGCGTGAAGTACGACGTCTTCGCTGCGCGCTCGAACTCTCACAAGAAGGACTTGCGGAACTGGCTGGACTGCACCGAACCTATGTTGGCGGGATCGAACGGGGCGAACGAAACGTTTCCTTGGCCAACATTCTCAGACTAGCAAGGGCACTCAAGACTACGCCGAGCGACCTCTTGCGCGGCATCCGCTAA
- a CDS encoding TIR domain-containing protein — MNHANADKEPFVLKLVRRLQKKITVWYDDDILKGGDLLLEVLNDGMKQSRHAIVVFSKAFIKKRRGLRDHEYHVLLSRQINQHEQNLIIPVLYGVTSRQVSAYDTTLGDRYQLDYGKLGMDGLIREILRVVKPQRQPAPEESVEFIENWNRY; from the coding sequence GTGAATCATGCAAATGCAGACAAGGAGCCGTTTGTGCTGAAATTAGTACGTCGATTGCAAAAGAAGATAACTGTTTGGTACGACGACGATATCCTCAAAGGCGGCGATCTTCTGCTGGAAGTTCTTAACGATGGCATGAAGCAATCTCGTCATGCAATCGTAGTCTTTAGTAAGGCATTTATTAAGAAGAGAAGGGGGCTGCGGGATCATGAGTATCATGTTCTGCTCTCGCGACAAATCAATCAGCACGAGCAAAACCTGATAATCCCGGTTCTGTACGGTGTGACAAGTCGGCAGGTCTCCGCATACGACACAACCTTAGGAGACCGGTATCAGCTTGATTATGGCAAACTCGGAATGGACGGTCTTATCCGGGAGATACTACGAGTCGTCAAACCGCAAAGACAGCCGGCACCAGAAGAGTCTGTAGAGTTTATTGAAAACTGGAATAGATATTAG